The nucleotide window CAGTTATATATTGTTGTTATTTAGACGAGTGCAGGTGGTTCGTAAAACAAACGTTGATTACATTTAGTGGAAGGACGTGTACCATACGGGGTTCAATAGagacatttgtaaatatttaaacagacGTCTACTAGTTAAACGTTTATCCGTAGGTTTGTCAGTTCAAAGTCTTACTCGTTTCTGAAGGCTCGTTTTTCAGTGTCAATGCTTTTGCGTTGTTCTTTGAAGCAGGTGCTGCTTCTTTCAAAGTGCCCTTTACTCTGGAGAGCTGGGCTTGCCAGAAGTCAGCTCAGGTAAGATCATTTATGGATGATTACAAGCCATAAGAGTGGTCCATCGGTTCTTTATATGATTTTACAGCAGTGTGTGCTCTTTGGCAATGAGCTAGATCTAAGTAGTCATAATTTGCCATTACATGGACATCAGGCATCAGATCATGGCAGAGGTGCGCATGAACAAGGCTTCTAACCTCCAACATACTCTCAGAGCGCTGACAGTGACTGCCCGCTctctgtgtgttcactgcttctaatcactagtgtgtgtgttcactgtcatagatgggttaaatgcagaggtcaaattGTACTGTTGTACAATGACCACAAATCACAGTTTCATTTCACAAAATTAAAATTGCTTTGGGCTGGAAAACTGAGGGTAGGCTGTTTAAAATTTaagttaatatttctgtaaaggCGCCATATTACATTACTACATACTGTTTCTGATAATCTGTAAATCAGTGGCTACGCTTGCAGTCATTTCCTGAAGCACAGCAGCTTTCAACTTATATGTTGCTAAGTATTTCACAAGGCTTCAGATTCCCATCTCAGGCCACTAGTTGTCAAAACAATTAAGGCCTGTAAATCCATGAAAGCTTGTGTAATTTGGAAGAATAAAATCCAACAAGAAatcaggtaggtgtcgcagtcacacagctccagggacctggaggttgtgggttcgattcccgctccgggtgactgtctgtgaggagtgtggtgtgttctccctgtgtctgcgtgggtttcctctgggtgagtgtctgtgaggagtgtggtgtgttctctctgtgtctgcgtgggtgtcctccgggtgacattctgtgaggagtgtggtgtgttgtcccggagtctgcgtgagtttcctctgggtgactgtctgtgaggagtgtggtgtgttctctctgtgtctgcgtgggtttcctccgggtgactgtctgtaaggactgtggtgtgttctctctgtgtctgtgtgggtttccttcgggggactgtctgtgaggagtgtggtgtgttctctcttcgtctgcgtgggtttcctctgggtgactgtctattaggagtgtggtgtgttctcccggtgtctgcgtgggtttcctccatgtgactgtctgtgaggagtgtggtgtgttctcgctctgtctgcttgggtttcctctgggtgactgtctgtgaggagtgtggtgtgttctcccggtgtctgcgtgggtttactccatgtgactgtctgtgaggagtgtggtgtgttctccccgtctctgcgtgggtttcctccgggtgactgtctgtgaggggtgtggtgtgttctccccatctctgcgtgggtttcctccgggtgactgtctgtgaggagtgtggtgtgttctctcttcgtctgcgtgggtttcctctgggtgactgtctattaggagtgtggtgtgttctcccggtgtctgcgtgggtttcctccatgtgactgtctgtgaggagtgtggtgtgttctcgctctgtctgcttgggtttcctctgggtgactgtctgtgaggagtgtggtgtgttctcccggtgtctgcgtgggtttactccatgtgactgtctgtgaggagtgtggtgtgttctccccgtctctgcgtgggtttcctctgggtgactgtctgtgaggagtgtggtgtgttctctctgtgtctgcgtaggtttcctccgggtaggTTTCCTtcctcatggtccaaaaacacacgttggtaggtggattggcgactcaaaaatgtctataggtgtgagtgaatgtgtgagtgtgtgtgttgccctgtgaaggactggcgccccctccagggtgtgttcctgccttgcgcccaatgattccaggtaggctctggacccatctcGACCCTGAacttacagataaagaatgaatgtttaGTATATGTGTAATGTATCCTAGAcatgaaatttaaataatatatggttcaaatcttaatGTTGGTAGAGAGATACTGCAGTATCCTGTTTTCATTTTGTACTCGTATGTTAATCTTCTATTGTTATTCTCCCAAGTACCCAGCATAATATCACTAGCCGCAGTCAGACATATTTTCATAGTAAAGGGGTTTCTCAAAATTTTACATGAATGGACAAACAACATTGTAACTGCTAGTGGTGGGTGAGAATGCACGTTTAATTAGATTTGAATGATAAACAATGCTTTTGTTATGTAAGCAAggatattatacattttaaaataacactCCAAGACCTGACTGATGCAGTTTAACCGATCCATATATACACAccattctgtttttctctcacccacagaaacacattgttGTTTAGGATGGCCTCGACACATCCTGTGGCTGCCGTTTGTCAGATGACCTCCACTCCAGACAAAGAAGCCAATTTCACTGCATGCAAGCGTTTGATCGAGCAGGCCAAAGATGGTGGAGCAAGCATGGTCTTCTTGCCTGAGGGTTTTGATTACATTGGGTCAAATCGAGAGGAAACGCTACAGCTCTCTGAAAGTCTGCAGGGTGACATCATCAGTAGATACACCCAGTTAGCCAAGTGAGTGCACTGGAAATCTGATTAAACCTTGCCTTGTAACATGTAACCCTCTTTTCTTCTGTTTAATATGttactgctgtttttgtttggtttttctaAACGTAAATCCCATGTCGAGGGATTCCATAAATACAGCCTCTAATTCATTGaggaaaatatttcattaactcaaataaaataatacaattagtTTGGGCTATGTTGTCATGACAATCTGACTCCTGCagcttaaatgtaaaaataaaatgggaCAGACTTTAATTACCTAATGGCCATGAATCAAAGGCTACCTGCAGCTGCTTGCTTCACTTTTACATCAAGGCAGTTGTGTGGTAAAaacatctgtgtgtttttaccATAAGGACATGCTCTGTTTTTTTAAGGAGGCTGAATGTGTGGCTTTCTTTGGGAGGTTTCCACGAAAGAGGGCACGACTGGAAGAACGACAGACGAATCTACAACAGCCATGTTATCATAAACGGACACGGTACTTGAAAGTTTCATTTATTTAGTAGGAGACCAAAATTGCTGCTTGTATTCTTCTGATGTTATGTCATTTAAGGCACTCGGTTCAATAACGACAGTAGCTTTTCTATAAAGGgccattaaaattcagacgtacAGAAAGCTCTTGACTTTATAAATAGATTAATTTCACTTTGTGAACCATTTTGTAGTACCCTCAAGTATCTGAAAATTGCTTTACTCTGTTcataaaaaattttaaaacttaaaaaaactaaatctAAACAAATGATTTGTTGACTAAATTACTTACTATTTGCAAGTCATTAATGTCAGctctgggcggcacagtgggcagcaggtagtgtcgcagtcacacagccacacctggaggttgtgggttcgattctgactgtgactgtctgtgaggagtgtggtgtgttctccctgtgtctgcgtgggtttcctccgggtgactgtctgtgaggagtgtggtgtgttctccctgtgtctgcgtggtattcctccgggtgctccattttcctcccacagtccaaaaaacatgtttgtaggtggattggtgactcaaaagtgtgtgtgtgtgtgtgtgtgtgtgtgtgtgtgtgttgctctgtgaaggactggcgccccctccagggtgtgttcctgacttgcgcccaatgattccaggtaggctctggacccaccgcgaccctcaactggataagggttacagataatgaataaatgaataatatcaGCTCTGGTTGATTCCTCATTATTTACCAATTGTGTGTAAATATACTTCCTCTCAACACCTCAATTTAATTTCTTTAAGCCATACCCGCTTTTAAATGGTAATATGAAAGAAAATGTTAgaaaaaatattgtttaaatgAGTCAAAGTACATTATATATCTACAGGTTTGTGAAAATCCCGtgtaatatattaattcatCTCATTTCTTTTGTGTCCATTCTtgcaaatattaatataaaataaatataaataataaagaaataagagcaaagagaaactgggcaagcctagtttagctggaccgccattagccatagtCATAgtggtttttctggcatttcaaaaacattaaAGCCCAAAACAAatccccttgtcattggaaggtctggagaagctttggtttCTTCATATCAAtgcctttgtttacaataataaccaATAATAACTAACTATAAACTAGTTtctcttgtcagttgctgacagtgtgtgtgagatcatggaaagcctgatATTTCCTGTTCACACAAAGCTACAAAAGTGAAGCGCTAAGTTGAGATGACTTTAAAGCAAATtgtttaccagaaagcaacaagataacattttaatatctgagtttttgaacatttctgaaaCCAAGCGCCTTTACATTTTATCAGTGATCTACACtcgataaaggaacagggcctcgctggaactagatatttattactgacttacatttctagaAGGGTCCGACTGATAAAAGAGTGCTTttaacagtgtaattaattCACAGACTcctttattttgagtaacacctcgctctggtgttctttAATAATCCGGAGATTTCCCCCGTTTTCTATAAAGTTAAACACAAAGCCGTGCAGATGTCCTtcactcgtcagaaagtcagtaacgagatgactttctgtttgttaaatatagagcagaaaacaaaaggctgtcacagaaacattctctgaatataaagaagagactatgataaatattacttcAACAACGTTCACCACGTTTCTGttggaggctccagtaaaacactgagctgcaccgcgGTGGATGGTGGAGCTACAGCGCTGAAGTGGCACGGGCGTGTCCCAGTTCAGCTCTCAACACTGAGCCCTTGGACACGCAAtatttaggtcccaaaaagagtatATGTCCAGGAAAAAGATGACCTCTGGTCACTGCCAAACGGTTCCAAATATAaatcacaaactggaatgtggaATATGAATCAACTATCAACAGATGGTGTagtggcgccaccttaagttctctcagTGCTACACGGCTGAATTACTACTCACGcttgtttcaacattaggtgtcagacagtcagtcagtaagcgcatATTTCTCTTCTAGGCGCAAAAAGTATTCAGTTGGCATCTTGTGCTGTGGGCACCTCGACATTTATTGTTACAATAATTTAAGTAAAGAAGAAGCTTTTTGCAGCGTTGGCTCTTGTATGACATTATATAGATGTGATATCTTTgcacctttcattcattcattcgttatctgtaacccttatccagttcagggtcgtggtgggtccagagtcttcctcgaatcattggacacaaggtgggaatacaccctggagggggcgccagtccttcacagtgcagcacacactcacacattcactccaacctacggacacttttgagtcaccaatccacctacaaacgtgtgtatttggactgtgggaggaaaccagagcacccagagaacacaccacactcctcacagacagtcacccggaggaaacccacgcagacacagggagaacacaccacactcctcacagacagtcacccggaggaaacccacgcagacacagggagaacacaccacactcctcacagacagtcacccggaggaaacccacgcagacacagagagaacacaccacactcctcacagacagtcaccctgaaaaaagccccgcagacacagggagaacacaccacactcctcacagacagtcacccggagcgggaatcgaacccacaacctccaggtccctggagctgtgtgactgcgacacctacctgctgtgccaccatttTCAATTCCATGGCTCTCACATAATGCAGTTGTGTTCACTACCTACAGGTGAGGTAGTGTCAGTGTATAGGAAAGGTCACCTGTTTGATGTAGAGTTGACGGGAAAAGGTGTGTCTCTGAGAGAGAGTGCTTTCACCGTACCTGGTCCTTGCTTAGTTTCTCCTGTCCAGACACCAGTTGGAAAGGTACACAATGTCACATTTAAATTTCTTCCCTGTAGAACACGTGTTAAAGGGTAACACCAGCAAATACCTGTTTAGCCTTTGGTTAAAGTCACAAGACATGATGTCAGTGGGTGTTTGAGACACAACTTTAAAAAAGGCATAAAACGTACCTTTGTCTTGCAATTGGCCTGTCTGAGGTCATCGGACATATCCAGAACTGCCCCACCCATGGTTATGTCATGATGACCAACAGAACTCAACCCAGCACcttagagaaagacagagaaaagaggCTGGGTTAATACAACCCCTGGTGATGCTCTTTAACTTATTTTAAAGGTATCCCCACTTCTGCACTTGACTGTATGGCTATAGAAATACCTTCAAGTGTATCTGCTCGTATGTGCTAActagtattattattttatactttGTCTATATAGGTAGGTCTTGGTATCTGCTATGACCTGCGCTTTCCTGAGCTGTCACTGGCTCTCCAGAGACAGGGGGCGGAGATTCTAACATATCCGTCAGCATTTACTGTGGCAACAGGGGCTGCCCACTGGGAGGTGAGACACGGGTAGAGACCTGGGTGGGAGGGAAGATGGCCTTGTAATAAAAATGCTTAATGAACACTATTCCTGCTTCAAAATAATGATGAGGAATATGTTTCTTTCTTTACTTCTTAAAGTGTTACAGTAATGACTGTGTAGTATGCGTGGGGGTATTTATTCAAGTCTGCTGGTCAAGTTTTGCTTCTATACTGTGTACTATTAAATTTTTCATATTGAGAGAAGGAAGATGCAAATAATTTTCCTGTCTTTGTTTCAGGTGCTTTTGCGAGCAAGAGCCATTGAAACACAGTGTTTTGTTGTGGCTGCGGCTCAAGTAGGAGCTCACCATGCGAAGCGCTCATCATATGGCCATGCGCTAGCCGTAGATCCATGGGGCGTGGTCATTGGGGACTGTGGGGGGACCGATGGGGGCATGGCTATGGTGGAGATAGACATGCAGAGACTACAGGACACCAGAAGGGACATGCCAGTCCACCTTCACAGGAGGGAGAGGGAATACTACAATGGTCTGGACTAAACACTGTTTGAAACCATGTCTGTATAAAACAAGGATGAGAAGAACAAGACAGATATTAGGACCACAGCGTACCTTTATGGCCAAATTAATCTTGGGATAtgttttaatatgaaatatatgaaCTTTGCTAGAAACAGATTGATTTTACACAGCCCTGCTGTAACTCGCAGTTCCAACTGTAAACTTCATTAAAGGACTAAAATGTTTGCTGTTACTGTACACTACTAACATTATGTTGGAAAAAATACTCTGagtaaaaacattaaatcattaattaaatattgggtatatattttttaaatctttttatttTGCTTAGTGGAAATTAATACAATTATCATCTGTaactgggcggcacagtggcgcagcaggtagtgtcgcaatcacacagctccagggacctggaggttgtggtgtgttctccctgtgtctgcgtgggtttcctccgggtgactgtctgtgaggagtgtggtgtgttctccctgtgtctgcgtgggtttcctccgggtgactgtctgtgaggagtgtggtgtgttctccctgtgtctgcgtgggtttcctccgggtgctccggtttcctcccacagtccaaaaacacacgttggtaggtggattggcgactcaaaagtgttcgtaggtgtgagtgtgtgagtgtgtctgtgttgccctgtgaagtattggcgccccctccagggtgtattcctgctttgcgcccaatgattccaggtaggctctggacccaccgcgaccctgaactggataagggttacagacaatgaatgaatgaatgaatcatctgtaactgcttatacagtttaatgtttgattttggactgtgggaaagaacaggaacacccagaggagcacaccaaactcctcacagccaaACAATGTGTGTCTCAAATGCACAAACCTAGGACTTTACgtgttgcaccactgtgtcaCACTAGTAGAAATTATTCACCAGTATTATGACATAAGGTTAATTACAGTCTATGCTgacaatattaaaaaataatccgccacaaaatgtcttgttcttttgaatatgaaaatgttattttaaaattcatGGAATctttgggtgtgttctccctgtgtctgcgtgggtttcctccgggtgactgtctgtgaggagtgtggtgtgttctccctgtgtctgcgtgggtttcctccgggtgctccggtttcctcccacggtccaaaaaaacacgttggtaggtggattggtgactccaaagtgtccgtaggtgtgagtgtgtgagtgaatgtgtgtgtgtgtgtgtgtgtgctgccctgtgaaggactggcgccccctccagggtgtattccccgctttgcgcccaatgattccaggtaggctctggacccaccgcggccctgaattggataagggttacagataatgaatgaatgaataaatgaatggaatCTTTGGCAACGTGTTATGCCCTATGAGGCATTTTTGTCATTAATTTTTTATTGCACAATCATCAACCAAAATATTACAATTACCTTTTAATTTTGAACATATGAATATTCCTTCTTTTTCTCCCATAACCTCCTAGGAGACAActatttcaacttttttttttccagcttttACCTTTCTCATACTGTATTTGCTCTCGGACAGTCAGTGTCTGCTTGGCCATGTGAATTGAAACATTGTGTTTTTGGCGCCATCTACAGGCGGTCTGGTGAAACTGCGtctacatttaaggtggaacggaaactccaaatatggagaaactTCAACATTGTTGGCACGACAGGGACTTACAGCTGGGATTAAAACTTGTGCAGACGAGACCCTGATCTCTCCTATAAACAcatatacatttacataataaataataacaggaAGTCTGATAAGTTAAAAATCAAACATCAAAAAAGGTAAAAGATCAA belongs to Hoplias malabaricus isolate fHopMal1 chromosome 9, fHopMal1.hap1, whole genome shotgun sequence and includes:
- the nit1 gene encoding deaminated glutathione amidase isoform X1 translates to MLLRCSLKQVLLLSKCPLLWRAGLARSQLRNTLLFRMASTHPVAAVCQMTSTPDKEANFTACKRLIEQAKDGGASMVFLPEGFDYIGSNREETLQLSESLQGDIISRYTQLAKRLNVWLSLGGFHERGHDWKNDRRIYNSHVIINGHGEVVSVYRKGHLFDVELTGKGVSLRESAFTVPGPCLVSPVQTPVGKVGLGICYDLRFPELSLALQRQGAEILTYPSAFTVATGAAHWEVLLRARAIETQCFVVAAAQVGAHHAKRSSYGHALAVDPWGVVIGDCGGTDGGMAMVEIDMQRLQDTRRDMPVHLHRREREYYNGLD
- the nit1 gene encoding deaminated glutathione amidase isoform X2; this translates as MASTHPVAAVCQMTSTPDKEANFTACKRLIEQAKDGGASMVFLPEGFDYIGSNREETLQLSESLQGDIISRYTQLAKRLNVWLSLGGFHERGHDWKNDRRIYNSHVIINGHGEVVSVYRKGHLFDVELTGKGVSLRESAFTVPGPCLVSPVQTPVGKVGLGICYDLRFPELSLALQRQGAEILTYPSAFTVATGAAHWEVLLRARAIETQCFVVAAAQVGAHHAKRSSYGHALAVDPWGVVIGDCGGTDGGMAMVEIDMQRLQDTRRDMPVHLHRREREYYNGLD